The window CCATCACTGTTATGCCCGCCGGATCACAGTTTGTATGCTCTGGAATTTGTATCAGCTTTAGTGCTTGAGCTATTTAGCTTCCATCGGTTTGGCCTGTTAGAGAACATCTGAAACTCTTGGTTGTTTTAAACTACTCTCTACCATTTATTTCTCTGCATCACTGATTTACTTGCTTCACATATTCGTCACATCGTTTACttgcatatatatacatgtagcTTAGTCTACTATGATAACCTATAGACATTAATCTGACTTCTGGTTCCATGTTAGAAACTCCATTTGGCGCACACAGTAGGAACGACACCTTCAAAATTATAAGATGAAACCCTGATTGATGTTGAATATCTTATTTGTTTATCATGTTTACTTGCATCCAATTATAGGTCGAAATGTAGCTTTTATGTATTGTTCATGCTCTGTGTATTGCACAAAATCTTATGTCATCCAGGGCTTTAGTTTAGTTTCTAATTTTCCCTTCGTTTATGTGAGGGAAATGTCTATTATACTAATGTCACTATTTCTTATGTACTGACACAGGATCAAGATATATTCGGAGATGCATTTTGAGCACACAAACTCCCCAAGCAAGGTGGATCTGTTCCATATAAACTGAGAGCATAGTGCTTCCGATAGTCAAAAGTTACATTTGGCTAGATATATTTGTGAGCGATCTTCTACAAATGTATCCTTTGAGCAAACATTTGATGAATGACCATACATTTCTTGTTGGGCCAACACAATTTTTATTATTCGATTTGCCTGGTTTCCTTAGTGTTGAAGCAGGAACTTTTATACGTGAACTCAATTGGCTATCACAAATTAGTGATACTGATGTGATGAGAAATATAATTAATTTTCGTGACACCTTATAAGTAGCTGTCCCCCAATAAGAATATGGTTGTTTTGATTATCAAAATGAAATAATTTATTTCTTGCATAAAATCTTTCATTGGTATTTGttgcataaaatttttggaacaAGAATGTTATATATGATGAATATTATTATTTGTTGGCAGCTTTATATCGTTAAGCGCTTGATTTTTTCCGCTCCCGTAGCAACCTACGGGCATTCAACTAGTTTCTAAAGTATAAAAAACGACCTCACCGGATCAAACACATGTCCTCGGAACAGTGTCTTATTGGGTCTCCTTATGATGATGCTGAGTCTGCTTTGGTTGTCTTCTCTGGCACACAAGCGCAAAAAAGCTTCCTGAATGCTGCacccaggggcggagccaccactagggcgAGTTAGGGTGGCCGCCTTAGGTCCCTGTGAGCGAGCTCCACATCATATCGCAGTTCGCTTAAGTTCGACGAGAGCTAAtgacggcacggcggcgccctcGGTGAGAAGGACAACGGCGTCGGTCAGGCTTAGATTGGGAGCGACTGGACTGGACGAGTGTGGGCCTCGTGGGCCACCTGCATCCTCCGGCCCAGCGCCACGCGcagggtcttcttcctcttccaacCAACGCAACGCAAACGCCATCCACCCAGCAtcgagccgccggcgccgtcggccaTCCTGCCCCCGCGTCGCTGAGCCCCGCGCAacccatcccccccccccaccccaccccacccaccgCTCGGGCCCTCGGCAGTCGGCCGCGGGCGCCTGCCGGCCTCCTCGCCCCCGACCCCCGTGCTCCGCCCTAGGTCTTTTCGTGAGCTGGCTTCGCCACTGGCTGCACCTCCGTCTCTCTCGCTTCATTCGACAGCGCCGTCGTAAATCGctgcgcgagccgccgccgccacgggaaaGTCCCCGTCTCTGCCGTTCTCCTCCCTTTCTTCCAGCCAAGAGGCACCATGGTACGTTGCAGATCTAACCCTAGGGACTTCGCTCTATTCCCTCGTTCCCCATCCCAAATCTCGGTATCCCCAGGAGTTTCTTAAATTTGGCGACAAATTCATATTGGGCGGAGACACGATGGTTTATTATTCGCCGGTGGTTCGTTTGTCTTATTTCTTTTGGTTTTCCTGCAGTCGTCGCTCGCTGCGGCGAGAGCTGATAACTTCTACTACCCGCCGGAATGGAGCCCGAAGAAGGTAGGAATCTCTTCGTTTGTTAATCATTTTGCCGTCTCTTCATTTGGTTTCATGTGCTGTAGCTGCTGATTCGTGCTGCTGTTCCCGTTGTTTGTGCTTGATCAGGGTGGATTGAACAAGTTCCATGGCCAGCATGCGCTCAGGGAGCGGGCAAGGAAGCTCGATCAGGGCATCCTGATTATAAGGTTTGCTTTTTGTGATACTTTATTTGGTATTCTTGTTTGTTCATACTAGAGGATGCGAATATACACCCCGGTCTGGACATACCCATGTgtttgtttagttttttttattggtGGGATATGATATGGATGCATGGAAGTGGAACACTGGCTCAGGATGGTTCTCCCTAATCCTTTTTTATCAACTTGTCGTTCATTAGCTTTTGAAGCATTAAACATTCTTCAGCAACAGATTGGCAGATTGATCATACTGTTATGTCCTTGTGCGTTGCATTTGAATGTACTTCATACAATTGCCTTTGGCTGAAAGCCATGGTTGGTACTGCTAAACAATTGAACACATTTATCACTTAGTTATATCAAACCTTTGAACTTGGTTCATGTGGCGGTTTGCCTGATAATTCTCACTGCTTGGCGTAAAAATTAATGGTCTCAACATTACCTTAATCAAAAGTAATGCTTGATGTCATGATTCCTGCATTAGTTTGAATTCAGCAGGCTTGTCTGTGGATTTCCCCCCTGGATGTGGAATTGTGGGTACATGAGTTTCTGATTATAACAGCTCAGATTGTTTATTTGACTGTTGATATATTATCAAAGTGGCTGTGAGGTGAAATGAACATTTTCATGACACTGTTCCATTTAATTTATTTGCATAGGTAGATATTTATTTTACAAAACACTTATCCTACCTTGATGCATTTCATCCATTGGTTTATTATGCTTGTGTTGATTTTTCAGATTTGAGATGCCTTTCAACATTTGGTGTGGTGGATGCAATTCGATGATAGCAAAGGGAGTAAGGTTTAATGCTGAAAAGAAACAAGTTGGAAATTATTACTCTACCAAGGTACTTGCCTGATTACTGTACAACATGTACTTACATTGGTATGTATTGTTTCTGTTGAATTGAATAATATCCATTTAATAAAGCATAAGATGATTTCTCAAATCATCTTTTcttaattgatgattggatATTCAGATTATGACAGATCTTCTAAATTTCCTTAATCAGCCTAAGTATTTAGTTATTAACCCCAATAAATTGGTTTAGCCTCAGCCAGGAACCGAACTGAAGCACATGTTGATATTAACCTCACATTCTGGCAAGCGTACCTCATAAGGTGCATCAGACAAAGTTATCTATAATGATTTGATAAATTTTTAAGGAGAAGCTCGATTTCTTGAAAATGGAATTAGCATCAAACCTAGGGTAAAATCAAAGCATGTGTACTGTACTATAAGTGTTGAGATTGCCAACTAAGTTGTGTTTACATGTCCCAGTGATTGCACCTCATAGCTTGAGTTTGCGATAGTATGTATTTTAGCGGTTCTCAAACCGAAAGAAGAATAACATTTATTAAGATTGTTCTGTATGTAATTGGAATATAGGATTCAACATTACCTGAATCATTGTTAAGCGAAATGGGGTCACCATATGCTTTATTACCATCTTGCCTCTGTAAGTTGTGATTGTGATTCATAATAATTAATAAAGTTGGGTGATCTGCTCGCCTGCTAACTGCTGCTCATTAATGAGAATATGTCTGGCAAATTAATTCTGGCTCTATTCATTAGCCATTGCAACCAGTATACCTATTGATGTTGAAAATTCAATGTTGTTCATTCATTCTAAACCAATGGGAAATGACTAATTTTTGTGAAGCACAACTGGTCAACTGCTAGTATCACACTTGTCATTAGATGAACCCATAGTATCCTTGGTACAGGCCTCGTATTGTATCTGAGATATTTTCTGCCAACTTTGACCAAGTTGAAGGTAGTGGTTCAACCATTCAGCCCTCCGAATATGTGAATTAAACCTTGAACTTTGTACCAAATATGTGGATTAACCCCTGAACTTTGTACCCAATATGTGAATTAACCCTTGAACTTTGTATGTCAGTGTCGCAATAACAAATCATTTGCATATTATCCTAGGTACAGGCTTCATTGTATTTATGCTTGAGTCTTTGAGATATTTTCCTTCAACTTTGATCAAGCTAAAGAAAGTGATTCAACCTTTCGAATTAATGGATTAACCCTTGAACTTGGGACCTGACTATTGATCGTCTTTAATAAGGAATCAGTAGCATAAGAGAATTTTATTAAACAAAATAATGAATGATGTCCGGTAATATTAGATATGTATAGTTGTATATGTCTTGTATTTGACTTGTAATTGTCTTTTGTACTCCAAGCATATACGGCcagttagagtatattaggcaactccggatattgttagtttaggattgattatAATCCTGGGATAAACTTCCTTATCTCTAGAAAGGCTACTTGCCTTCTgagccatgtactcctatataatAAGCCCAAGGGGCACAAGCAATATATCCACGCATTATACCCAAtcttacatggtatcacgagtctaGGTTCAAACCCTAGGCCTCCGGCTTCCGCTACCCTCGCGTCTCCCTcggggagatcgatctccgACGGGGGCAGCACCCTTAAGAACCATTGGTACTTTAGTTTGTGGAATTGCTTATAGATATTTAATTCTTTGCTTGatcccttttttttctaaacAAGGTTTGGACAGAGATTCCATAGGTATTCCAAATAACCGAACCTATGAATGGAATATGAGCTGAACAGAATTTGTCTTTAATCTAATCCATGAACAAACCATGACATTCTATTAGATTCGCTTTTCCACAGCAACTTTAGAAGTAAGCACTGTATGGATAACTGCAGTCTAGCCTATGAATTCAACCTATCTGGGTGTGCGAGCTGCATCCTTTTCTGGTTTAAGATGTCTACTTATTTTGCTCCTTTGTGGGCTCCTTTTACATTTGATGTATCTAATAGCAAGATCCTTTTTGTTTTATTGTTTATCTGTCTTCCTGCCTTTATATATTCTAGAGAAAGAATTCCAGTGAGGTAGAACAGTTGTACGCAGTAGCTTTTAATTTCTGATATGATATATGTGGAACTGTTTAGTAAACTCTGTATAATAGTGTTGTAAAAGGTAGAAGTTACTCCGTCCTTACTGTTGCAACTGTCATATCACTGGAAAAAGTTCTGCATGTTTTTACTTATATGTCCTAACACCAGTTCATTTGTTGTCAtcttaaatctgaaaaattctTAATGCCTAGAGCTTtccatattttggtgtgtcttaTGGGAAGTCCTAGTTTGTGTTGCATACTCTTCTAAATCACTTACACACTCTGCTGTTGTGACATTGTTTCACCAATTGGTTATTTGTCAGATATGGAGCTTCACCATGAAATCACCCTGTTGCAAGCATGAAATTGTCATACAAACAGACCCAAAAAATACTGAATATGTCATAATCAAGGGGGGCGAGAAGAAGACCGAAGATTTTGATGTCGAGGATGCAGAAACACTGCTGCTGCCTGCAGATGAAGGTTCAACCTGTAAAGATTTACATTCATTCATCACAATAACTTATTTTCAAATGCCTGACATTTTGTTATGGGTCTTTCCTCAGATCGAAACAAGCTAGCGGATCCTATGTATCGGCTTGAACACCAGGAAGAGGATCTTCGAAAGAAGAAAGAAGCTGAGCCAGTTTTAGTTCGCCTTCAACGACTCTCTGACAACCGTCACTCTGATGATTATGCGCTGAATAGAGCACTCCGCGATCGTCTTAGGGTCATCCAATGAATTCTTATAAATCGACCAATTATTCGGCTACAGTTTGTGCAGTCACTACGATTCTCATCCACCTGTTCTTGTGTTTATGTAGAGCCACAAAAAGAGGGTCGCAGAAGAGAAGTCATCGGCAAGAAAGATGGGCCTTGGAGTGCGCCTCTTGCCTCCCTCTGCAGAAGATGCCGCCATGGCAGCTTCAGTTAAGTTTGCATCAAAATTTGAGAAGAGCAGAAAGGACAAGAGAGCAGCAATCAAGGCTGCCTCCATCTTCCCGGAGTCATCAAGCTCAGCCTCAAAGGGCAAATTGGACCTGGCACTGAAGGCTCGTAATATAAAAGCCAGCACGGCCACCGCCCTGATGGCAGGCAGTGTGAAGTCGTCCTCGTGGCGGAGTGCCAGTTCCGCGAGCTCAAGGACTCGGATGCCGGTTCTTGCAGCACGCAAGTAGGCAGCTCGCCTGTCAGCAAGCTTGTGCAATATGGGCATGTCCTATTAGTTTTGCTGTAAAAGCTGTGCCTGAAGTTATTGCCTTTAATATATGAATGAATGGAAGGAAGTTGCTATGGTTTTTGGGCTTCTGGCTGCATCCTGGATTCCTAGCAGCGCTTTTGGCATCTAGCAGTGAGCTTTATACTGGATTTGCGTATGTATATATGATTGTCGCCCTGTACATTGCTGACTGTTTGTATTACTTGCTGCTTGAATATTGCTTTGTGCTAAGCTGGTAACTGGTTTTGCGCGGTTTCTGGAACTCTTGCTGCCAATGGTACCCTACTTTTGAGTCGGCATAAATTTTCCAATCAGATTTGCAAGCGCCGAGTCTGAAGGCAAGGGAAACATTACAAGTCTCCAACCGTTGCAACTTACGTGGAAATGCCTCATGATTTCTATTCCCTGGCAGGCGATGCTGCGGATTCGCTGTCTAATGGCTATCAAGGGAGGAGAGTTCAGACATGTTTGCCAATTCCCAGCCCAACTTTTTGACGCTGCACTAGGTCCGTGCATGTGCCAATGAAGGCATGCCTTCAACAAATATACTAAAAACATATGTTTCATATATAATCACTTTATAATATCTGTAATTAAGTGCTTCAACCATTGAATAATTTAGAATAACAAATATACTCAAACATGCTCCAAAACCATATATCACTCAAACTTATATTATATCATTTCTAACAAGCAATCTTGGTGATCGGCACAATAACCTACAGCCTGTTCGGATGCCCTGAAAAGGGCTGGCTGGGCTGAAATCGGCTGGTATTCCCTATTCAATATGGATACGGCGGTGTTGGCCGGTGTCAGCATCATACAGTGATGCGAGAAGGAAGCTAGGCTAAAGGGCTGCCAGCTGCGTTCAGTTGTTCGGCTGCCGACCGGCTGGACTAGCGATTCTAGCCCAGCCAGAGCTTATTAGCTCATCCGAACAGGCTGCTAGAATATAAAGTAAAAATTAATTTTTTGTAATTGTTTTAAGAGACAATCGTTCCATTATTCACTTTCTAAACTATGTACAACATAGCAAAAGTATTGCACCCTCAATTTGAGTCAGCACGTATTCATAGAATTTTCCAAATGTCTAAATAAACTTTATATTTGAATGAACAAAATTGAATCCTCATCCATTTGATTAGTACCACACAAATAAGTACATCTCATTGAAACAAAAATATGCTTTAGCAAGCTATGTATGCATCATTTCTAATCACCATGAAAAAGCTATGCTATATCCTTAACTAAATAGAAGAATCTAATTATTTTAACCATAACTTATAGGATCGGAGGATTGAAGTATTCCTCAATGCCAAAGTGTCTAatgcccttttcttttttcatcGGCGCCTAGGGTTTCCTAGGCGACTCGAggcgctcgtcgccgtcgccatagTTTTCTTTCCTCTCCCCCATCTAGACCGCATTTGATCCACACCACCTGGTGTTTGGATCCTCCCAGTTCCCACGCCATCGAGTCCACTCCATATTCTACGTTTCGCAGCACAGACCCTGTTTGCTAGCCTAGGGTTTCGTGGTGACGGCGGCTAGGTGCTCCTGGTCCTGCTGTGCAAGTGTGATGTCCGGGTGCAAGAAGCCATGGAGGGGGTGGAAGATTTGATGAGTAATTTGCAACTTTCCGCGGCGGAGAAGAAGGGTTTGAAGATTGGATCCAAGGGGAACGCAACGGAAGGTAGTGGGGGGCACGTTTAGGCTTTGGGGAAGGTGCTGCCGGAGAAGCTGATCCACACCGAGATGGTGGAGCAGGTGCTGGAGAAGGTGTGGTGCCCTATTAAGGGCATCGAGTGCAGATTGTTGGGGGAGAACAAATTCCTGATCACTTTCTTTCAAGattcgaggaagaagaaagctTTGGATGAGGGCCCGTGGATGATCTCGAAGGAGCTCCTGGTCGTGGCCGATGTTGACACTAGGAAGGCGCTAGATGAGATTGTATTCGTGTTCGTTCCCATTTGGATCAAAATCATGAATCACCCAATTGGTCTGATGAACAAGGAGGTAGGTATGATCATCGGGAAGGATATTGGTGAATTCATGATGGTGGATTTGGAGGACGGGGTTGTGCCAATTCGGTGTTTCCTGAGGGTTCGACCGACTAGATATCTGCAAACCTTTGATGAGAGGTGTCACGGTGGCGGATGATGATGGGAAACTGTATCGGTGGTGCCCGTTGGTGTATGAGTATCTCCTGGATTTCTACTATACTTGCAAGATCATTGGCCACACGGAGAGGGCGTGCTCTATTCATCTTCAAGAGGGGGGAGAGACAACAGTTTGACAAGTCCCTACGATTCATTCCCCCATGAGGGAGACCAGAGGGAGATGcgatgagaaggttggagatgGAGAGGAGTGTTGCTTGGAGGCCTAGCTTCAATGCCGGTCATGGAAGGTTAGAGGTTCGGGTGGGCACTGGAGATTGGATGGTTCACACAGTGATGCACCATCTTGGAAGAAAAGCAGTGAGGAGGGTGGAAGAATGGATGTGCTTAAGAAGGGAGAGGAGAATGAGGTGACTAGTCCGCTCAAGGCAAAATACAACAACACACCCCTATCAGGTGAACAAGGAAAAGGAGTGCAGAAAACGCTTAACTTTCTCAACAATACTCCTATTGCTGAGTGGGCCTCGCCTAAGGACCATGTGGATATTATACTGGCAGATGATGGCAGCGCTGCAGCTACAGGAGTGCAAACACCGTGAGCTGCTGTAGTGGATGTTGGGGGAGGGAAGGATGATGAGCTCGTGAACTGTGCCATGCAACCCATGTACGTGGATCCCCTTGGTAAGAAAGTAGGAACCATTTCGACAAAAGAGATGACTAGTACTGGTGGGGTGG is drawn from Panicum virgatum strain AP13 chromosome 1N, P.virgatum_v5, whole genome shotgun sequence and contains these coding sequences:
- the LOC120655224 gene encoding coiled-coil domain-containing protein 130-like; this encodes MSSLAAARADNFYYPPEWSPKKGGLNKFHGQHALRERARKLDQGILIIRFEMPFNIWCGGCNSMIAKGVRFNAEKKQVGNYYSTKIWSFTMKSPCCKHEIVIQTDPKNTEYVIIKGGEKKTEDFDVEDAETLLLPADEDRNKLADPMYRLEHQEEDLRKKKEAEPVLVRLQRLSDNRHSDDYALNRALRDRLRSHKKRVAEEKSSARKMGLGVRLLPPSAEDAAMAASVKFASKFEKSRKDKRAAIKAASIFPESSSSASKGKLDLALKARNIKASTATALMAGSVKSSSWRSASSASSRTRMPVLAARK